A region of Mauremys mutica isolate MM-2020 ecotype Southern chromosome 24, ASM2049712v1, whole genome shotgun sequence DNA encodes the following proteins:
- the CHAF1A gene encoding chromatin assembly factor 1 subunit A — protein sequence MAAMECRDKPVIPTRKLVQARLPFKRLNPVPKEKYDTGMEVKKAKSSQDVGQNKDSNLDLSHGSLDNMENDCQLDSEMQFTPKLVNGKGPLDNFVQKNMKNNMRETVLIFDLTEDSNHTLSDGLDHSKLNSEASSSVETTNGMIEDTNQSTPLKPVQNAQVDVSMDTNPPCDATANKDEDSIDVTKSCSELSNTQCNNLENESELKGVIFEGKMPVVVLEDIMTVRSPHVVSLEGSMTSESETMESSPEGDSILTNSSFSSPSSTSSPEAQRIPQNRSDTSPLAASIPVRKVYQKFLKSSAEKEKLRLQRDQERADKLQKLQAEKEEKERLKEEAKAAKERAKEEAKKKKEEEKELKEKERREKKEKDEKEKAEKLRVKEEKRKERQEALEAKLEEKRKKEEEKRLKEEEKRINAQKAEITRFFQKPKTPQAPKTLAGSCGKFAPFEIKENMVLAPLCRVVFDQDLSDQLDQLLQAQNNDISFLEELKCRKPHKTGPTIVCYRSADVVNSDVVIVDSCKMDNVPERKKFGRMKLLQFSENHRPAYWGTWNKKTTVIHPRNPWSKDNKLLDYEIDSDEEWEEEEPGESLSHSEGDDDDEGGEDEDDDDGFFVPHGYLSEDEGVTEEHDPENQKVRQKLKAKEWDELIAKGKRFHVLQAVKIGCIWETEESKSSADADLKVLQQFAVCILDSSVAEEEQMQKTSKKRTKDQQILGQLLPLLHGNVNGSKVIIQEFQDCCRQGLFSEAALAPDISDASPTSPNTSRPQTPVNEDSAIPSKARLKRIISENSVYEKRPEYRMCWYVHSEVLKSFDQEHLPVPCQWNYITPLLSAAKEDNSSVPGVTVIQTTPVSAKRKSTGSMSITKFMKKPRDAEQAEAVEMDGFQADTEEEEEDDCMIVDVHPGKDSTSAIAETTSKSDGAMEIVPVQAAIAVGPSNTV from the exons ATGGCAG CCATGGAGTGCAGAGACAAACCAGTTATTCCCACAAGGAAGCTAGTACAAG CACGGTTGCCTTTCAAGCGTTTGAATCCTGTACCAAAGGAGAAATATGACACAGGAATGGAAGTCAAGAAAGCAAAGAGCTCACAAGATGTTGGTCAAAATAAAGATTCCAATCTAGATCTGTCACATGGATCCTTGGACAATATGGAGAATGACTGCCAGTTGGATTCTGAAATGCAGTTCACTCCCAAACTTGTTAACGGAAAGGGTCCGTTAGATAACTTTGTACAGAAAAACATGAAAAATAACATGAGAGAAACTGTACTCATATTTGACTTGACAGAGGACTCTAACCACACACTAAGTGATGGCCTAGACCACAGTAAATTAAATTCAGAAGCATCTTCCTCTGTAGAGACAACTAATGGTATGATAGAAGATACAAACCAGTCAACTCCATTAAAGCCTGTTCAGAATGCCCAAGTGGATGTTTCAATGGATACCAATCCACCTTGTGACGCTACTGCAAATAAGGATGAAGACTCAATAGATGTAACCAAATCCTGTTCTGAATTATCAAATACACAGTGTAATAATTTGGAGAATGAGAGTGAACTCAAGGGTGTTATATTTGAGGGGAAGATGCCTGTAGTAGTTCTGGAGGATATTATGACTGTGAGATCTCCCCATGTTGTGTCTTTGGAAGGAAGTATGACCTCAGAAAGTGAGACAATGGAATCTTCTCCTGAAGGAGACTCTATACTTACTAATTCCTCATTTAGCTCCCCCTCTTCTACCAGCTCACCTGAGGCACAGCGTATCCCACAGAACAGGAGTGATACTAGTCCTTTAGCTGCTTCAATACCTGTTCGgaag GTGTATCAGAAATTCCTGAAAAGTTCTGCGGAGAAGGAGAAGCTGAGATTGCAAAGA GATCAAGAACGTGCAGATAAGCTGCAGAAGTTGCAAgcagaaaaggaggaaaaagagaGGCTGAAAGAAGAGGCAAAAGCCGCAAAAGAGCGGGCCAAGGAAGAGGCAAAGAAgaagaaggaggaagagaaagaactgaaagagaaggaaaggagagagaaaaaggaaaaagatgaAAAGGAAAAGGCTGAGAAGTTACGAGTGAAGGAGGAAAAACGCAAGGAGAGACAGGAAGCTTTAGA GGCAAAACttgaagagaaaaggaagaaagaggaggagaaacggttaaaagaggaggaaaag CGCATTAATGCACAGAAGGCAGAAATCACCAGGTTCTTTCAGAAACCAAAGACTCCACAAGCCCCCAAG ACCCTTGCTGGCTCCTGTGGGAAATTTGCTCCCTTTGAAATTAAAGAGAACATGGTCCTGGCTCCACTCTGTCGTGTTGTCTTTGATCAGGACCTCTCAGATCAGTTAGATCAGCTCCTACAAGCTCAGAATAATGACATTTCTTTCTTGGAAGAACTAAAGTGCCGCAAGCCACATAAAACTGGACCTACCATTGTCTGTTACCGCAGTGCTGACGTAGTCAACAG TGATGTGGTGATAGTGGATAGCTGCAAAATGGACAATGTTCCTGAAAGGAAGAAATTTGGCAGGATGAAGCTCCTACAGTTTTCTGAGAATCATCGACCTGCATACTGGGGCACATGGAATAAGAAAACCACCGTCATTCATCCCAGGAATCCCTGGTCAAAGGACAAT AAACTGCTCGACTATGAGATAGATAGTGATGAAGAGTGGGAAGAGGAAGAACCAGGAGAATCTCTCTCTCACAGTGAAGGG GATGATGATGACGAGGGAGGAGaagatgaagatgatgatgatggcttTTTTGTACCCCATGGGTACCTATCTGAGGATGAAGGAGTGACAGAA GAGCATGATCCAGAGAATCAAAAAGTTCGTCAGAAGCTGAAAGCAAAGGAGTGGGATGAACTGATAGCCAAGGGGAAGAGGTTCCATGTTCTTCAGGCTGTGAAGATTGGCTGCATCTGGGAAACAGAAGAAAGCAAAAGCAGTGCAGATGCAGACCTAAAGGTGCTTCAGCAGTTTGCAGTTTGTATTCTGGATTCATCTGTTGCTGAGGAAGAGCAGATGCAGAAGACTAgcaaaaaaaggacaaaagaccAGCAAA TCCTGGGACAACTGCTTCCGCTGCTCCATGGGAATGTCAATGGAAGTAAAGTGATCATCCAGGAATTCCAGGATTGTTGCCGCCAAGGACTGTTCAGTGAAGCGGCCCTTGCCCCAGATATTAGTGATGCTAGTCCTACAAGTCCCAACACTTCCCGCCCGCAGACTCCAGTCAACGAGGACTCTGCTATCCCTTCCAAAGCCAGACTAAAGCGAATTATTTCAGAGAACTCTGTGTATGAGAAGAGACCTGAATATAGGATGTGTTGGTATGTCCACTCAGAGGTGCTGAAAAGCTTTGACCAAGAGCACCTTCCTGTTCCTTGTCAGTGGAACTACATCACGCCACTCCTTTCTGCAGCCAAGGAGGACAATAGCAGTGTACCAGGAGTGACAGTGATACAAACCACTCCAGTTTCAGCAAAGAGGAAGTCAACAGGAAGCATGTCTATCACCAAGTTCATGAAAAAACCTAGGGATGCAGAACAG